The following coding sequences lie in one Xyrauchen texanus isolate HMW12.3.18 chromosome 25, RBS_HiC_50CHRs, whole genome shotgun sequence genomic window:
- the LOC127618714 gene encoding nuclear receptor coactivator 6-like isoform X1 produces MAHQHGSSELSRDDQPPRAILLMDHDSGVEDLDDDSSSPTLPVENSTIYVAFKGNMGDEDFHEKLDAILNGMPDMLLLGTKRLEPERVEPWNSVRVTFNIPREAAERLRLLAQNNQQQLRDLGILSVQIEGEGAINVAVGQNRGQEIRVNGPLAAPGQMRMDVGFPMQQGQVGMRMNNPSVSMMPPVANMAAQGMVPNSGGQMHPRAPRPPSQTGGDTIDPMLSGLALQQQQLQHPQVGHGPLGTLGPQGHHMQAMQVNRQLNPATLQQLQQQQQHQQQQQVQLAQLTGARGPFNPSNQMPVPPGWNQLPSGVLQPPPVQGAMGPGWRKAPPQQQMGQRQPSLTSVQTPNHPPPPYPFGSQQAGQVFNTSQHLVQQQQQQQQQAGANQFATPQPIGPHGAPGLVNTRAPLPLPPSSTPQGNLVAKSPGSSSSPFQQGSPGTPPMIGQGQLGPRPTTPQGFPQGVGSPGRAVMGQQGNIQQGFMGIPQHGPVPQGGMGGMPKRMPMGFSNAPVNQNFAQGQVTTSGAVSTPQQQNNQTMANTGVQSLTSGPNHMQSNPVQGGGMSHHTGMPVQTPGTTSGGSMGQPQQGIQTQMMGIQQSQHQTQIVASSQSQMVQSQTGSQTVLSRPVNAGQRGMTPPKQLMPPQGQGIMQSQNQLGGGQGHQALLLQQQQQQQQQQQHQQQQQQQQNAMMEHMVAGQMQSNKQAFGTKGQPGVMQGQMMRGASPSMQGNLPQFQSQISQQQMAQQQQQQQMAHLQQQQQLQQQHLQQQQQQLQQLQHQQPQQQQQLQQPHQQIVQQQSQQIPMNGNPNQALGMHGPQMRLPGGHHLVQQKQQQQQVMLLQQQQGGQQLPHQLGDGSGSSADMSQQMVSDMQNQQQQQGMLGGSQHLQVGNGHFPGHGMPFNPQFAGQMPMGGPCGQAGGFVVNKDVTLTSPLLVNLLQSDISAGQFGPGGKQGTGGAAANQAKPKKKKPPRKKKPKVGDGQQSAEGLCGLDSLPHRLEEAEMQGLGSDQGAGIESNSKLSEFANRTGLPSQSGDQRVLQQMPMQFMPAQQQQQMQQMQQQQLQQQQQQQQMQQQQQIQQQQQMQQQHQQIQQQQQMQMQSMQGQAGSSQGPHHVQPQIHSQQSLQMQQQQQPQHHQQQLQSQPQQQKVQQQQQQQQQQMMMMIKMQQEAKNRMPLQQGGQIPKGLGNPTDPAQRMPGSQQGNMPVMIDLQGHGGVPPSPDKARGMSLIVNPPLSGPARKTSLPEVGQSTPVLPSEETSGNHSLQDRGSLEIGPQSGNGNQQMTPNQGPNTNLMKTVPLSVAHQPGASPQQQSQQVSAIVGSHNIHFSSAPSTSQSSRPKTPNRASPRPYHHPLTPTNRPPSTEPSEINLSPERLNASIAGLFPPKINIPLPPRQPNLNRGFDQQGLNPTTLKAIGQAPPNLANIPVNNNTSGNNNGLQSYPSGSGMVNSGGKQDKPPGVGQAKRASPSSSRRSSPASNRKAATPSPGRQKGAKNTLTLPPHQQQMPGPHIMMVSPTSVLPTTSASLPSAGPEESRQNSNALQSLPGRTDTVRNGQVPASQPEQHQAVKLREQPAPKMTSPRVPSQEPKSQEPNNLVEQRAEDEHQPQTTPQQELGSTTSPGFRDAPTSLNQLLDNTGTPSLTMKSQNISHPGGDPTLKESPSTLLDLASQSNPVVLQSIDRGPSLSTGETDQKPKSSLVSSPNIVPSSSQNMQSVGAVSSGSSNQTVLLSLTSIPNPSVSSIHNLIPITNASQTVLQRPISSAPTPQNQITVFVTSNPISSATNTVSIVPPAVVSKVLAVPNKNIRPPDVRQQNPTQTRPQFITGPVYSIFQTTSVPSSTNVMSQPVTMVGPIVSANIQLTPTPVVTTSSPFATASTPVVRNSPAVSIASSQQGRTVIGQFQVQVPACQASSVSVAPLPQQTCPGVTKQESGSDASGSKPSSAGQLSLHSSMHSSPFQQLLASPPACSSPGATSVARKSPLSPTTTLAKGSPIQTVISKNTAPRISSSSDDGQKEQNPITQIGKTVDVAMPHASSVVTSVMVSSLQSSAPVTVPTAQVASPQSALPPKVSSPVSVPTPFAVPTSLPTSNLPPRTTNSAMLLLSCPVTNSSSPSSLPATSVAPPIVALGTPTTTSSSSTSTSQQLSVEQQLPSLVETSLPDTTKTREAIVDAPSLSARPETAQDQPSSDPAGQGVTIATEQGWAKKRKTPVNLAPRDTRANAEKAKGPSRRSSRTDKEPEEEASDNSQRKRAARPGSASSNTGKESNTGASPTQAKRRKSK; encoded by the exons TTGGAATGCGAATGAATAACCCTTCAGTTTCTATGATGCCCCCAGTGGCTAATATGGCTGCACAGGGTATGGTACCGAATAGTGGTGGACAGATGCACCCAAGAGCACCAAGACCACCTTCACAGACAGgtggag ACACCATAGATCCCATGCTATCAGGGCTGGCTTTACAGCAACAACAACTCCAACATCCACAAGTGGGACATGGTCCACTTGGCACCTTGGGCCCCCAGGGCCATCACATGCAAGCCATGCAAGTAAATCGGCAGTTAAACCCAGCAACCCTACAGCAACTTCAACAACAGCAACAGCACCAACAGCAGCAGCAGGTTCAGCTAGCTCAACTAACCGGTGCACGTGGTCCTTTCAACCCCTCAAACCAGATGCCTGTACCTCCTGGCTGGAACCAGTTGCCCTCAGGTGTTCTCCAGCCACCACCTGTCCAGGGAGCTATGGGGCCAGGTTGGAGGAAAGCCCCCCCACAACAACAAATGGGGCAGCGTCAACCCTCCTTGACTTCTGTTCAGACACCCAATCATCCCCCACCTCCATATCCATTTGGCAGCCAGCAGGCTGGTCAGGTTTTCAATACGTCACAACACCTggtacaacaacaacagcagcagcagcagcaggcagGGGCAAATCAATTTGCAACTCCTCAGCCCATAGGCCCCCATGGAGCACCAGGATTGGTCAACACAAGAGCACCTCTTCCTCTGCCTCCCTCATCTACCCCGCAGGGGAATCTTGTTGCTAAGTCCCCTGGTTCTTCATCTTCTCCTTTCCAACAGGGATCACCTGGAACTCCTCCAATGATTGGACAGGGGCAACTCGGTCCACGTCCCACAACCCCACAGGGATTTCCACAGGGCGTTGGATCACCAGGAAGAGCTGTGATGGGCCAGCAAGGAAACATCCAGCAAGGCTTTATGGGTATTCCACAACACGGACCGGTTCCTCAAGGTGGTATGGGAG GTATGCCCAAACGAATGCCCATGGGGTTCTCAAATGCTCCTGTAAATCAGAACTTTGCACAAGGGCAAGTTACTACCAGTGGAGCAGTTAGTACACCCCAGCAACAAAACAATCAGACCATGGCAAACACTG GTGTCCAGTCTTTAACCTCAGGACCAAACCACATGCAATCCAATCCCGTTCAAGGTGGTGGAATGAGCCATCACACTGGCATGCCAGTACAAACCCCAGGAACCACCTCAGGAGGTAGTATGGGGCAGCCTCAACAAGGTATCCAGACTCAAATGATGGGTATTCAGCAGTCCCAGCATCAAACACAGATAGTAGCCTCCTCCCAAAGTCAAATGGTACAAAGTCAAACAGGGAGTCAGACTGTCCTGTCTAGGCCAGTGAATGCTGGGCAGCGAGGGATGACGCCTCCCAAGCAATTAATGCCACCACAGGGTCAAGGAATAATGCAGAGCCAAAACCAACTTGGTGGAGGACAGGGACATCAGGCATTATtacttcagcagcaacaacaacaacaacaacaacaacaacatcaacaacagcagcagcaacaacaaaatGCCATGATGGAACACATGGTAGCTGGCCAGATGCAGAGTAACAAGCAGGCTTTTGGCACCAAAGGTCAGCCTGGGGTCATGCAAGGCCAGATGATGAGAGGCGCTTCACCCAGTATGCAAGGTAACCTGCCACAGTTCCAGTCTCAGATTAGTCAGCAACAGATGgctcagcaacaacaacagcaacaaatgGCTCATTTGCAACAACAGCAGCAGTTACAGCAACAGCATttacaacaacagcagcagcagctacaACAACTGCAACACCAACAGCCACAACAGCAGCAACAACTACAGCAGCCCCATCAGCAGATAGTGCAACAACAGTCGCAACAAATTCCAATGAATGGCAACCCCAACCAAGCATTAGGAATGCATGGGCCTCAAATGCGACTTCCAGGTGGTCACCATTTAGTACaacaaaagcagcagcaacagcaagTGATGCTGCTGCAGCAGCAACAGGGTGGCCAGCAGCTTCCACATCAGCTAGGAGATGGTAGTGGAAGCTCTGCTGACATGAGCCAACAGATGGTTTCAGACATGCAGAATCAGCAACAACAGCAGGGTATGTTAGGGGGCTCTCAACACTTGCAGGTGGGCAATGGCCATTTTCCTGGTCATGGCATGCCTTTCAATCCTCAGTTTGCTGGTCAGATGCCAATGGGAGGACCCTGTGGACAGGCAGGTGGATTTGTAGTAAATAAGGATGTGACATTAACCAGTCCCTTATTAGTTAACCTGCTCCAAAGTGATATTTCTGCTGGCCAGTTTGGACCTGGTGGGAAGCAGGGAACAGGTGGGGCTGCTGCTAACCAGGCCAAGCCTAAAAAGAAGAAACCACCCCGTAAGAAAAAACCCAAAGTAGGCGATGGACAACAATCAGCTGAAGGTctttg TGGTCTGGATTCACTGCCTCACAGATTGGAGGAAGCAGAGATGCAAGGTTTGGGTAGTGATCAAGGGGCTGGCATTGAGTCTAACTCAAAGCTTTCTGAATTTGCTAATCGGACAG GTTTACCTAGTCAATCTGGAGATCAACGTGTATTGCAGCAAATGCCAATGCAGTTTATGCCTGCACAACAGCAACAACAGATGCAGCAAATGCAGCAACAACAgttacaacaacaacagcagcagcagcagatgcaacagcagcagcagattCAACAACAGCAGCAGATGCAACAACAGCATCAACAGATCCAGCAGCAGCAACAGATGCAAATGCAGAGTATGCAGGGTCAAGCTGGATCATCACAAGGACCTCATCATGTCCAGCCTCAGATTCATTCACAACAATCATTGCAGATGCAACAACAGCAGCAACCGCAACACCATCAACAACAACTGCAGTCACAGCCACAACAACAAAAGgtgcagcagcaacaacaacagcagcagcaacaaatgatgatgatgattaaaaTGCAACAGGAAGCTAAGAATCGAATGCCGTTACAACAAGGTGGCCAAATACCAAAGGGTCTTGGTAATCCTACTGATCCCGCTCAGAGAATGCCTGGATCACAGCAGGGCAACATGCCTGTAATGATTGATCTTCAAGGGCATGGAGGTGTTCCACCATCTCCAGATAAAGCCAGAGGGATGTCACTCATAGTGAATCCACCTCTCTCTGGACCAGCAAGAAAGACATCCCTTCCAGAGGTTGGACAATCTACACCAGTGTTGCCATCAGAGGAAACCTCTGGAAATCACAGCTTGCAGGACAGGGGATCTCTTGAAATCGGTCCTCAGTCAGGAAATGGAAATcaacaaatgactccaaaccaAGGTCCTAATACTAATTTAATGAAGACTGTGCCATTATCAGTGGCCCACCAGCCAGGAGCAAGCCCCCAACAGCAGTCACAGCAAGTGTCAGCAATAGTTGGCTCCCATAATATTCACTTTTCCAGTGCTCCTTCAACTTCCCAAAGCTCCCGCCCCAAAACCCCTAACCGGGCCAGTCCCAGACCATATCACCATCCTCTAACTCCAACCAACCGTCCACCTAGTACTGAACCCTCTGAAATAAATCTGTCCCCTGAGAGACTGAATGCCTCTATTGCTGGTCTTTTCCCTCCTAAAATTAACATTCCTCTGCCACCACGGCAGCCTAACCTTAATCGAGGCTTTGACCAGCAGGGTCTAAACCCAACCACCCTTAAAGCCATTGGCCAGGCTCCACCAAACCTAGCAAATATACCTGTAAATAATAACACCAGTGGCAACAATAATGGCCTGCAGTCCTATCCGTCAGGTAGTGGCATGGTCAATTCAggaggaaaacaagacaaaccgCCTGGAGTTGGGCAAGCTAAACGGGCTAGTCCCAGTAGTAGTCGACGATCCAGCCCAGCCTCTAATAGAAAAGCTGCCACTCCAAGCCCAGGAAGACAGAAGGGTGCCAAAAACACACTGACATTACCTCCACACCAGCAGCAAATGCCAGGTCCACATATCATGATGGTTAGTCCCACCTCAGTGCTCCCAACTACCTCTGCATCTCTGCCATCTGCAGGACCTGAAGAATCACGACAAAATTCAAATGCTCTGCAATCTCTTCCAGGTAGAACCGATACAGTTAGAAATGGGCAGGTACCTGCTTCACAGCCAGAACAGCATCAGGCAGTTAAGTTAAGAGAGCAGCCTGCTCCTAAAATGACTAGCCCTCGGGTGCCATCTCAGGAGCCCAAAAGTCAAGAGCCTAACAATTTGGTTGAACAGCGGGCCGAAGATGAGCACCAGCCTCAGACAACACCACAACAAGAGCTTGGTTCTACTACATCACCAGGTTTTAGAGATGCTCCAACATCTCTCAATCAACTATTAGACAATACAGGCACACCATCCTTGACAATGAAATCTCAAAATATTTCTCATCCAGGTGGAGATCCTACACTGAAAGAGAGCCCTTCTACTCTGCTAGATCTAGCAAGCCAATCTAATCCTGTCGTCTTGCAGAGCATAGATAGGGGCCCCTCTTTGTCTACAGGTGAAACTGATCAAAAACCTAAATCTAGTTTAGTATCAAGCCCAAACATTGTCCCCAGTAGCAGTCAAAACATGCAGTCCGTCGGTGCTGTATCAAGTGGTAGTTCAAACCAAACTGTACTTTTAAGCCTCACTTCAATTCCTAACCCCTCAGTGAGTTCAATTCATAATCTTATACCCATCACAAATGCATCTCAAACAGTCTTACAAAGACCAATCTCATCAGCACCAACTCCACAAAACCAAATCACAGTGTTTGTAACCTCAAATCCCATTAGCTCTGCCACCAATACGGTTTCTATAGTTCCGCCAGCAGTTGTTTCCAAGGTGCTTGCAGTTCCCAATAAAAACATAAGACCTCCAGATGTTCGTCAACAAAACCCTACCCAAACACGTCCACAATTCATCACAGGACCTGTGTATTCAATATTTCAAACTACATCTGTACCATCAAGTACCAATGTCATGTCTCAACCGGTCACTATGGTTGGTCCCATAGTCTCTGCAAATATCCAACTTACCCCTACCCCAGTCGTAACTACATCTTCACCTTTTGCAACAGCATCAACACCTGTAGTAAGAAACTCACCTGCTGTCAGCATAGCTTCTAGCCAGCAAGGCCGCACTGTCATTGGGCAGTTTCAAGTTCAAGTACCTGCATGTCAGGCTTCCTCTGTAAGTGTAGCACCACTACCTCAACAGACATGCCCAGGAGTTACAAAACAGGAGAGTGGCTCTGATGCTAGTGGCTCAAAACCAAGTTCTGCTGGACAATTATCCTTACATTCTAGCATGCATTCATCACCCTTTCAGCAGCTTTTAGCCTCTCCACCTGCTTGCTCTAGCCCAGGGGCTACATCTGTTGCCCGCAAAAGTCCCCTGTCTCCAACAACAACGTTAGCCAAAGGCAGTCCAATCCAGACTGTTATAAGCAAAAATACTGCACCCAGAATCTCTTCAAGCAGTGATGATGGTCAAAAAGAGCAAAACCCCATCACCCAGATAGGAAAAACGGTGGATGTTGCTATGCCTCATGCTTCTTCTGTGGTCACATCTGTAATGGTATCTTCACTCCAGTCTTCTGCTCCAGTGACAGTTCCAACTGCTCAAGTAGCATCTCCGCAGTCTGCACTTCCTCCGAAAGTCTCTTCTCCTGTATCTGTGCCCACTCCTTTTGCAGTCCCCACTTCTTTGCCTACATCTAATCTGCCTCCCCGAACCACTAACTCTGCCATGCTTCTCCTTTCTTGTCCTGTTACTAATTCTTCATCACCATCTAGTTTGCCTGCAACTTCAGTTGCTCCACCTATTGTTGCTCTAGGAACTCCCACTACCACATCTAGCTCCTCCACATCAACATCCCAACAACTCTCTGTGGAACAGCAGCTGCCTTCACTGGTGGAGACTAGTCTGCCTGACACCACCAAAACAAGAGAAGCCATTGTTGATGCTCCTAGCCTCTCAG CTCGTCCTGAAACTGCGCAAGATCAACCTTCAAGTGATCCGGCTG GACAAGGGGTTACCATCGCAACAGAACAAGG ATGGGCAAAGAAAAGAAAGACGCCCGTCAACTTAGCCCCAAG GGATACAAGGGCCAATGCTGAGAAGGCAAAAGGTCCTAGTCGAAGGAGTTCACGCACAGACAAGGAACCTGAGGAGGAAGCATCCGACAACAGCCAGAGAAAGAGGGCTGCAAGGCCAGGGTCAGCCTCATCTAACACAGGAAAAG AATCAAACACTGGAGCCAGTCCCACCCAGGCGAAACGAAGGAAGTCAAAGTAA